From one Dermacentor silvarum isolate Dsil-2018 chromosome 3, BIME_Dsil_1.4, whole genome shotgun sequence genomic stretch:
- the LOC119445981 gene encoding uncharacterized protein LOC119445981 codes for MYNDVSAESTCGLLRSICLPSMKGEYYIVHAAISKTTGSVLAGHCLCPAGLRGTCQHFVGLILQAIHLAQKDAVMCTEVSCTWIVPAQAKKPEQPLPLQDITFHSRKNEGGKRAAVRPTARALTE; via the exons ATGTATAACGACGTGTCAGCGGAATCCACGTGCGGACTTTTACGTAGTATCTGCCTTCCGTCCATGAAAGGCGAATATTACATCGTGCACGCCGCCATTTCGAAGACGACGGGCTCCGTCTTGGCAGGCCATTGCCTCTGCCCCGCAGG CCTTAGGGGCACATGCCAACATTTTGTTGGATTAATCCTTCAAGCGATTCACTTGGCGCAAAAGGATGCAGTAATGTGCACGGAGGTTTCATGTACTTGGATTGTTCCTGCCCAAG ccaaaaAGCCTGAGCAACCTCTGCCTCTGCAAGACATCACTTTTCACTCAAGGAAAAATGAAGGTGGGAAAAGGGCGGCGGTTCGACCCACTGCCAGGGCTCTCACCGAGTGA